The following is a genomic window from Episyrphus balteatus chromosome 1, idEpiBalt1.1, whole genome shotgun sequence.
AAATATATAAGAGTAAACTAATTGAGTTTCAAACTGATAAGAGTAGGTGGGACAATAGTGTGaccagattttttttgaaaaattacgtGTATTTGTGATTTCTTTTGGTTATTTTTCTGTATAGTTCCATCAAATATAACTTAATTTAATAgttatgaaaataatttcaacgtcacattttttacttattttattaagTATTATTAATCTATTTGACTTACCTTTTTGAAGCCTTACAgattgttaataaaaaattaaaattttgaaattattttatttctttaaaaactatactttttttaattaaaaaaaaaaaacaacaacaaaattttaataataaaaataaaatgaagttaaACAAATCTTCTACAATACAGAAAAACTCTTGAACCTTCTCTTCCATAGACCAAACtcaataatatatttttgttttaagtttatttaaagcatattgacttttttttattttttacattgaaataataattacctacataatataatatataatatatttttgtataatttgtacAGAAACAGTTCACAAAATTTTTGGTAATAGCTCATTTtatacatttaaaatttaatttacctatttaatacttatttaataaataatataattataattttatttatgcatgtagtaatgttaatttattagctaaatttatttattcattgtaTATAATTTACTTTagtatatataaataattttaaaaaacgtaTTCCGTCCCCTTGTTGTTTGGTAATaattaattgtttataatttaattttttttttttaattttatttaagtggGTATAAaacctgagaaaaaaaaattcccacttgatgaatttttatttttttttttttttattttactttttgcgTTATGGCTTGAAACCGCAGCAATAAATGTAATTTGAGATCACATATTGGAGTAATACCTaaatatatatttcattttatttctgaATGTATGTATATTATGTCTTCAGTCGAGATGAGTTCGAATTGCAAAAGAAAACAGGGTGTTGGTTTAATTTTCAGATGAAATCTTTCAAGAGAATGTAGGTATATTCTGAGAAAAAAATCCTTCAATTTGTGGTAGATGTATCTTTTTGTAAAACGTAGTAAGTTCATACAAATGAAAACCCAATAAAGCTTCAAATTAAGACTTTTCCCATAAATTCTTTGAATACAATCTCTCTCGGTTGAATAATGATTTTTTCTGCGAAACAAATCTGAATTACAGcgaaattccaaaaacaccctgtttttgtttaatagcaaatagaaaaaaaaaacccatcccCTTAGTAACTGGCATTACTGCCACGAGCTGAAATACTCATTCGCCGTTCAACACGATTCGAATGTGGTAAATCACATCCAGGCGGGGGATAGCGCCATCGCCTTGGCCGAGATAGCAAAGTCCCATCGGTGGAGGCACGACTACGGAATGGCGTCTCCATTTCACCCCTCGAACTGCACAAGCTACTCGATCCGACTTTGTCACCGAATTCGTTGTGGTCACAGCGTTCCTCAAGGCATGTGTTATCTGAAATTGCATCTTAATCAAATCCGAGAAAATATTGAAAGCTGAATAAATGGATGTTGTATAGTTTTACCGAAAAATGACCTTCGGGAATTGTTCTCACTGGACGATGTTGGATAGAAGGCGACTCCGGAATCAGGACTCAAAACCATTTCAGTGGCACTCTGGACATCACTGGTGGACCGTTTGAGTTTGGGAAATTTACTTAGTACTCTCCAAAAGCGACAAACATCTCGGAATACCGATTGAACCTACAAACGAGATAAGAAGATAAACACCAATTTTATTGAACACAAAGTTCTCTCTGTGTACTGCAACACCCTCCGGGATAGAGATTACCTGATCAACACTTTCTCGTACAGATATTTCATGAAAGCAAACACATGAGATTTCTCGGAATCTTCGTTGTCCTTCTTCGATGCTTACCATACGGTCTCCCCATTGATCTGTTTTGTTGCCAACCAGAATCACTGGCACATCTGAAATTCCATCCTGTAAAAgagtaagaagaaaaaaaaaaggtaagtgGCTtcgaaggaaaaataaaaagttccaAGGGTGGGAATGTGGTATTTGAGTATCTGAGTTCTGATATGTCGTGTGTGGTATTAAATGGAATTGGGGTGCTCCCTGTCTTCTCCTTCTAACTGACTGACATGTTGAATACAAAATCaggaatttaatttatattattgcCTGGCTTTTAACGTTTGTATGAGTTTGAGTACGTTTATTGGACATGTGAGGCTTTGTCATCGAAATATTGCTGTTTCTTTGGCGACTGGAGAAAAGTGCAGGGCTATTGAgaggaattttaataaaatctttgGTGTTTTGTCGTGGCTGTCAACAAAAGGggactgatattttttttttttttataattcaacaGGCCAATTGAGCTTGGCAATTTCGAAAATGCCTTTTTAGACGTTTTAACGGGGGTTCACTTTCGCTTAAAATGTCTCGTTTAggatatttaaacatttttccatgCTGGGAgatatttctgatttttttttaaatttctttatagAAAACCTTGAAGTTTAaacataaaaagtttaaaaagtctTATTTGcaactaaaataaatttatattaagaacTAAGCTGTGAGTTGAAAGAATTTTCAGGTTTGTGTTCTAAGTCAAGCGTATTCAGTAGGTTGGtacatattttcattatttattaaaaaaacaaaaaaaaaaaaaaacaggtttaaATATTATTGAGTTATTTTGCGTAGCATAAACGTGATTGACATTTCCTATcaacatttcaaaaacaaatgtttaaaaatagatagattgaatttaaaaagaTTGCAGAAAACTATCAAGGGCAAACAATTTCGGATAACAATATTCACAATGAAGtcagcctttttttttttggaaaactagaCGATACTTTAGTTATTGACCACTTCTCgtcaaaagaaaatgatttaaatgatttttcaatGATTTGACATCAAATTTGTGAAATATATTTACAACGTAAACAGTTCTATATCTCCGCATCGATGTCGTTTTGTCCAAATCAATCGGTAGGTACAATAGAAACTATTCATAACCAGggttgtacaaattaaaaacaaaaaatcattgcaaataatacataaatgcgttaaattattgaaactgaaaaatgtttgcattgaaaaaaaaaaaataaatatttattgcaactaaaaatattttgcattaaaaaaaattattgtacttaaataaaaaaaaatgcattagaataaaatttttattgcaaataaaaatattttacgtcaaaaaaaaaaagttcaatgcaaaatgtgtgcattaaaaatttttttttttaatactcgtcGAATTTCTAACAGTTTTGGCTATTTGGCCATACAActacactgaggaaaaaaataaattgaagttgaaacgtcgttgtttcaaacttgaattactttgatttatgtgatacgaaaccatcaaaaattaacctattttccacgttgattttaaaatgtccatcttcaacgcaaaatcattccgaataatagttaaatcaatgtggttttcattgatttcacgttgttttatagtggcttttccctcagtgtataatATTGAAGATAATATAACGACAAGAAGccaaatttgtaagaaattcgcaTTTATTTTCGatgcaaattttttgtatttgcaataagtatttttattttttaatttgtaatggaaagcaaatgcattaaaaataaaatgattttgtaCAACCCTGGTAATGAATAGTTTCTATTTAACCGATTGATTTGGCCAAAACGACATCGCTGGAGagatatagaaatttttttctaatttca
Proteins encoded in this region:
- the LOC129920572 gene encoding ras-related and estrogen-regulated growth inhibitor produces the protein MNTTSPKSSLAKLGLHTSKTKTIKVMVLGQSGVGKTAMVVRFITRRFIGEYESNLEKIYTHTTMVDNEMVQFDILDAAGQPNETEFVRLESNIRWADAFILTYSVTDKCSFDECNRLKFLINYNKRRRKLGYTAKDGISDVPVILVGNKTDQWGDRMVSIEEGQRRFREISCVCFHEISVRESVDQVQSVFRDVCRFWRVLSKFPKLKRSTSDVQSATEMVLSPDSGVAFYPTSSSENNSRRSFFDNTCLEERCDHNEFGDKVGSSSLCSSRGEMETPFRSRASTDGTLLSRPRRWRYPPPGCDLPHSNRVERRMSISARGSNASY